A stretch of Henckelia pumila isolate YLH828 chromosome 4, ASM3356847v2, whole genome shotgun sequence DNA encodes these proteins:
- the LOC140861208 gene encoding L-type lectin-domain containing receptor kinase IX.1-like, which translates to MHSFMTIEVLSIFFLFSNIPATLSVSLSFNFPNFESHETKGSINTTGDAYISSQGIHLTPNEFNVSRIAKMDRATYIEPLHLWDKNSRKLSDFSTQFSFVIDSGGRADFADGITFFLASVYSSINVSTASGSNMGLNTNSSSETFFAVEFNTYKNTFDPSIPHVGININSMVSVATAYWQNDIRKQGAWVLALGLGAGLPILFLVLALASCFLKKKRGDKESVDTYQYAIDPSMDDEFQRSTGAKKFLYADLASGTDDFAEELKLGEGGFGGVYRGFLKETDSYVAVKRISRGSRQGLKEYASEMKIISQLRHRNLVQLIGWCHERGELLLVYEFLPNGSLDSHLFQHNSVLTWEVRYKIAQGLASALLYLHEEWEQCVVHRDIKSSNIMLDSNFNAKLGDFGLARLVDHEKGSQTTIVAGTRGYMAPEYLTSGRASKESDIYSFGVVLLEIACGRKAIDVRFLENDQLVLVDWVWKLYDAGKILDSVEQDLGTELHGDEMERLLVVGLWCVHPDFQQRPAIRQAMNVMNFEAKLPFLPAVFPVPVYRSPSMHMVASSDVIYNSGGSDSMDCNHHSKSSNFTTSSGSNPLAPLLKTV; encoded by the exons ATGCACAGTTTCATGACCATTGAAGTTTTGTCCATCTTCTTCCTCTTCTCCAATATCCCTGCAACTCTTTCGGTTTCGTTATCATTCAATTTCCCCAACTTCGAGTCTCACGAGACCAAGGGCTCCATTAACACCACAGGAGATGCTTACATCTCATCCCAAGGGATTCATCTCACCCCGAATGAATTCAATGTTTCACGGATAGCAAAAATGGACCGCGCCACATATATCGAGCCACTGCATCTGTGGGACAAGAATTCCAGGAAATTGAGTGATTTTTCCACTCAATTTTCTTTTGTGATTGATTCTGGCGGGAGAGCCGATTTTGCGGATGGGATCACCTTTTTCCTTGCTTCTGTCTATTCATCCATAAATGTATCTACTGCTTCTGGTAGCAACATGGGTCTTAATACAAACTCATCTTCGGAGACATTTTTTGCAGTTGAATTCAATACTTACAAGAATACTTTCGATCCATCTATCCCACATGTTGGGATTAATATAAATTCCATGGTATCTGTTGCAACCGCTTATTGGCAGAATGATATTA GGAAGCAGGGAGCCTGGGTATTAGCTTTGGGATTAGGCGCTGGATTGCCGATTCTATTTCTTGTTTTGGCATTGGCGAGCTGTTTCTTGAAGAAGAAAAGGGGTGACAAGGAATCAGTTGATACATATCAATATGCTATCGACCCATCCATGGACGACGAATTCCAAAGGAGCACCGGGGCTAAGAAGTTCTTGTACGCTGATCTGGCCAGTGGAACCGATGATTTTGCAGAGGAATTAAAGCTTGGAGAAGGAGGATTTGGTGGAGTTTACAGAGGTTTCTTGAAAGAAACCGATTCTTATGTTGCTGTAAAAAGGATATCAAGAGGATCGCGTCAAGGGCTGAAAGAGTATGCATCAGAAATGAAGATCATCAGCCAATTAAGACACAGAAACCTCGTCCAGCTCATCGGTTGGTGCCACGAAAGAGGTGAACTCCTCCTTGTTTACGAGTTCTTGCCAAATGGCAGCTTAGATTCACATCTCTTTCAACATAATTCGGTGTTGACATGGGAAGTTAGGTACAAAATTGCACAGGGGTTAGCCTCTGCTTTGTTGTATCTACATGAAGAATGGGAACAATGTGTAGTCCATAGAGATATCAAGTCAAGCAACATCATGCTGGATTCCAACTTCAATGCCAAACTCGGTGATTTCGGCCTAGCTCGACTGGTAGATCACGAAAAAGGGTCACAAACCACGATCGTGGCAGGGACGAGAGGATATATGGCACCTGAATACTTGACCTCCGGCAGGGCCAGCAAAGAATCGGATATATACAGTTTTGGAGTCGTTTTGCTAGAGATTGCTTGTGGGAGAAAAGCCATTGATGTTAGATTTCTAGAAAATGATCAACTTGTATTAGTGGATTGGGTGTGGAAACTTTACGATGCCGGGAAAATACTCGATTCCGTGGAGCAAGATCTAGGAACCGAGCTTCATGGTGATGAAATGGAGAGATTGTTGGTTGTGGGGCTATGGTGTGTTCATCCGGATTTTCAGCAGCGTCCCGCCATACGACAGGCGATGAATGTGATGAATTTTGAGGCTAAGTTGCCCTTTCTTCCAGCAGTATTTCCGGTGCCGGTATATCGCAGTCCTTCGATGCATATGGTGGCAAGTTCTGATGTGATATACAATTCTGGTGGGAGTGATTCTATGGACTGCAACCATCACAGCAAGTCTTCAAATTTTACCACTTCTTCAGGTTCTAATCCATTAGCCCCGTTGCTTAAGACTGTTTGA